In Candidatus Methylomirabilis lanthanidiphila, one genomic interval encodes:
- a CDS encoding 50S ribosomal protein L23, producing MREAYQIIRRPLITEKGTDLKEHTNQYLFEVARDANKIEIKRAVESLFRVNVLQVRTLSVKGKKKRLGRFVGRTSDWKKAIATLKEGEAIEFFEGA from the coding sequence ATGAGAGAGGCATATCAGATTATCCGTCGCCCGCTTATTACGGAGAAAGGGACGGATTTGAAGGAACACACCAATCAGTACCTGTTCGAAGTGGCCAGAGATGCCAATAAGATCGAGATTAAACGCGCGGTCGAATCGTTGTTCCGGGTGAACGTGCTCCAGGTACGCACGCTCTCTGTCAAGGGCAAGAAAAAGCGGCTCGGTCGGTTTGTTGGTCGGACATCCGATTGGAAAAAGGCTATCGCTACCCTGAAAGAAGGGGAAGCCATCGAGTTCTTCGAAGGAGCATAG
- the rplB gene encoding 50S ribosomal protein L2 encodes MPIRAYKPTSPGRRFQTVLEYADVTRSTPEKALLRPARRSGGRNAAGRLTVRHRGGGHKRQYRLVDFKRNKPGVPAKVASIEYDPNRSARIALLHYADGEKRYIIGPLGLQVGEQVMSGANAEIKAGNALPLRAIPVGMTLHNLELKPGKGAQLARSAGSGVQFLAKEGDYGLVKLPSGELRRLRLDCMAVIGQVGNLEYENVSLGKAGRSRWLGIRPAVRGVAMNPHDHPLGGGEGKTSGGRHPCSPWGKLEQKTRKKGKPSDRFIVRRRK; translated from the coding sequence ATGCCGATTCGAGCATATAAGCCCACATCTCCAGGCCGGCGTTTTCAGACAGTGCTGGAGTACGCCGACGTCACCAGATCTACACCTGAGAAGGCGCTGCTGCGTCCCGCCAGGAGAAGCGGCGGCCGGAATGCGGCCGGTCGACTTACTGTGCGACATCGTGGGGGCGGGCATAAGCGACAGTATCGCCTCGTTGATTTTAAGCGTAATAAGCCCGGTGTCCCCGCCAAGGTGGCGTCGATTGAGTACGATCCGAACCGCTCTGCCAGGATTGCGCTTCTCCATTATGCGGATGGCGAGAAGCGGTATATCATCGGGCCCCTGGGTCTTCAGGTTGGAGAGCAGGTGATGTCCGGAGCTAACGCCGAGATAAAGGCCGGCAACGCCCTTCCGTTGCGCGCTATTCCCGTCGGCATGACGCTTCATAATCTCGAGCTCAAGCCCGGTAAGGGCGCTCAACTGGCCAGAAGCGCAGGATCCGGCGTACAATTCCTGGCGAAGGAGGGCGACTACGGCTTGGTAAAACTTCCCTCCGGCGAGTTACGTCGACTCCGGCTTGATTGCATGGCGGTTATCGGTCAAGTAGGAAACCTCGAGTACGAGAACGTGTCGCTGGGGAAGGCCGGACGATCGCGATGGCTTGGGATCAGGCCGGCTGTTCGAGGTGTGGCCATGAACCCCCATGATCACCCGCTGGGCGGCGGCGAGGGTAAAACGTCAGGCGGGCGCCATCCCTGCAGTCCATGGGGGAAACTCGAGCAAAAAACCAGAAAGAAGGGCAAGCCCTCAGATCGCTTTATTGTGAGACGTAGAAAGTAA
- a CDS encoding 50S ribosomal protein L4 has product MSVIVSALDANGAKSIDVALDETVFGVAASPHLVHDVVKMQLANRRQGTASTRTRCEVRGGGKKPWKQKGTGRARSGTRRSPLWRGGGTVFGPKPRGYGYVVPRQVRAAALRAALSEKVRIGKCIVVESLSLEEPSTKAFRALLDRLGVQGRALIVTEQVRQDDATAMSCRNLPDLTLMPTQGLNVYDILRHDTLIMTKGAVSAIEEAWRP; this is encoded by the coding sequence ATGTCAGTGATAGTGTCAGCTCTGGATGCAAACGGTGCGAAAAGCATAGACGTCGCTCTCGATGAGACGGTTTTTGGTGTTGCCGCTTCGCCGCACTTAGTGCATGACGTGGTCAAGATGCAACTGGCGAATCGTCGCCAAGGGACTGCGTCAACCCGCACGCGATGCGAGGTTCGCGGTGGTGGCAAGAAACCCTGGAAGCAAAAAGGGACTGGGCGGGCTCGATCCGGTACCAGACGCTCACCGCTGTGGCGGGGTGGAGGGACGGTGTTCGGTCCCAAGCCTCGTGGTTATGGTTACGTCGTCCCGCGGCAGGTACGGGCAGCAGCACTTCGGGCTGCGCTCTCCGAGAAGGTTCGCATCGGGAAGTGTATCGTCGTGGAAAGCCTGTCGCTGGAGGAGCCGAGCACGAAGGCGTTTAGGGCTCTACTGGATCGATTGGGGGTTCAGGGGCGCGCCCTGATTGTGACAGAGCAGGTTCGGCAGGATGATGCGACCGCTATGTCCTGTCGTAATCTGCCCGATCTCACACTGATGCCGACGCAGGGTCTGAACGTGTACGATATCTTGAGGCATGACACTCTGATCATGACCAAGGGTGCAGTGAGCGCGATCGAAGAGGCGTGGAGGCCATGA